Genomic segment of Engystomops pustulosus chromosome 8, aEngPut4.maternal, whole genome shotgun sequence:
ACTGGATCTTGTATGAACACCCCAACTACAGAGGACACCAGTACTTCCTTCACAGAGGAGAGTATCCTGACTTCCAGCAATGGATGGGCTACAATGACTCAATTCGCTCTTGCCGTATCAGTCCTCAGGTAGCTCCTATTGTTTCTGTAGTTAAACCAAATATTTTACATATGTTTTTAAATATTGTGCTTCAAATTATTGACAACCACTGTTAAATGTATGATAAAGAGACAGTTTCATTATGTAGACATTATGATTACACTGACCCAATTGAATCCATTGTGTGGTGGCAGTTTCTCGGGAATCTTTGGAGAAAAGCCATACAAGTACATGGAGAACATGTTTGTATATGCCTGTGtttagtttaaaggacatctaccaccagtatggaagattgtatgcaaatgagccaaaggggcttcaggctccattaacacctatggagtctggagccccttaggctcatttgcatatggtctttcattctggtggtagatgcccttgaaATTGAATCTAGAGCTGCAAGTCAATATTAAGGTAATCTATAGTACTAAAGACAGATACAGAAGTGCTCATCCTTCTCTCTATAAAGTAATCTAAGTTTAACATCCTCCTTAAACTGTTGCGTTAGTTCTCTAGAAAGCATAACTACACGATCATATTGATTAACATTTCAACAGGCTTTTTACtacagctttgtttttttttttcttcacagcATCAGGGATCTTTCAGACTTAGGATCTATGAAAGAGAAGACTTCAGGGGACAAATGATGGAGTTCACTGAGGATTGTCCTCATGTTTATGAGAGATTCCGATACAATGACATTCACTCCTGCCAAGTGCATGATGGATACTGGATGTTTTATGATGAGCCCAACTACAGGGGACGTCAGTATTACCTGAGacctggagagtacaggagatacAGCGACTGGGGGGCTTCTAATTCCAGAGTTGGGTCATTTAGAAGGGTTCACCACTTTCATTAATTCAATACATAAAATTTAATTTCTGTTAAACTATTGAATTcttcaataaaataatttaaaattgcACTTTGGTTTACAACTatgtttttacataaaatataagcaagATATTATTTCACAATCAGATAATTCACAAGTAAGAAAAATTCAGCTTTTTCTTGTACTTCTGTAATATCTCCTTTCTGCATGTCATACACAGAATTTTTGAATCTTTGGTAATGAGTGGATGAATGGATGAGTGGGCATGCTCGCATATAATAATCTAAAGAACAAATGTATGACTCAAATAAAGCCGAATATACATTCATAATGGTCAGACAATTCAATTGGAGTAATGGTGAACTGCAGCAGACAGCGTGTTATCTGGAACTAAGTTGGGTGACGGATTGTGATACatggaaaagaagaaaaaaataggcTGATATTGTGCTGCCcttgattcacaacattttattagTCAACAGTGTACATTCATGGACAACAAAAtgtacaacgcgtttcggagtcgttctgctcccttcatcaggtccgaacTAGAAAGTGTATAATTTAatacaaacataaaatataagaGAGTGCATAAGCAATGTACAATATAGTATacaaataaaagtatataaatattGCACAGATAAATAATTCATATATTCATATATCCATATGTAGTAGGAGAGTTCAAAGCAGCACAGCTTAGCAAAGTGGGTGCCGTAGCTGTTGATTCCTTGGCGGTGGATCCAAAACATaagtagtgaagaggcagcactccaaaatatgtGGAAAAGGGTgatcctttattccataaaacgcgacgtttcggtgtatgtgtacacctttttcaagcataacaTGTGTAGCAAACATCCAGCTATTTAAAGACCAGATCAACAGCTGATTGGTCAGTGACATCATGAACAAAGTATATCATACAAAGTGTAAAACAAGACATGGAAAATCATGATGGCTTATACATTGTGAAATACAAGTGCAGAGATacattgtgtatgtgtataataccCAGTGTGAACAGTATAAAGTGTCATAGTGCACTGTGTTGATAAAATAAAGCCCGCCCATCGGTGTGAAGACCTGAcccacgtctcctcctcttccttcataACGTGGCTTTGTTTACCAAAGACCACCGGCAGACGAGCGCCACTAGGAGACAGGAAGGCACGCACATGGCCAATGGGCAGGAATCAGGAACGCAGAGAGGCAAGAAATGGCGGAGGGGCGCTGCGGCACTGGGGCACACCGAGGATCACCCGTGACAAGGATCTGTAGAGGGGGACATCTGTAATGATgtgtaaaataatctttatttttacctTTAGTATACTTGTAAGCTGTCTGGGGGTGATTTGTAGTGATTACATGGggttatatatagtgattactgagagcTGTATGTagttactgctgggggctgtatgtagtgactactgggggctatatacagtgattatgtcatgggtgctcccgcgatccatgtcgcgcaATGCGGGTACACCCATGCTCCGCTGTGTGCCTGTCCCCATCCCcctgcccggacttacctctccttgCTCCTGGCTGTGCTTAGGGTCTCGCCGTGTAGGCCGCGCGTCTCCTGCCTTCCAGTCCGCGCGTCTCCTGCCTTCCAGTCCGCGCGTCTCCTGCCTTCCAGGCCGCGCGTCTCCTGCCTTCCAGGCCGCGCGTCTCCTGCCTTCCAGGCCGCGCGTCTCCTGCCTTCCAGGCCGCGCGTCTCCTGCCTTCCAGGCCGCGCGTCTCCTGCCTTCCAGGCCGCGCGTCTCCTGACTTCCAGGCCGCGCGTCTCCTGACTTCCAGGCCGCGCGTCTCCTGACTTCCAGGCCGCGCGTCTCCTGACTTCCAGGCCGCGCGTCTCCTGACTTCCAGGCCGCGCGTCTCCTGACTTCCAGGCCGCGCGTCTCCTGACTTCCAGGCCGCGTGCAACGACTTCTcaggtttaaagggccagagtcCTTCTAATTGGAGTTTGCTAATCCAGCCTCATCTTAATAGTcctgcacctcccttcactccccaccgGATCTTCTCCGACCCTACCCTATAATTAATATAGGCCCAACCAAACATAAAATAGCGTTGTTTCCAGATTATATCATATTAATGGCCACAAATCCCCAGACTCCATTTTCAAAATAGTCCAGGAATATGGGGAAATTTCTTATTATAAAATGAATACTGCCAAATCCCAAGCTCTTTCAAGTGTGGTCCGCCCAAGAAAACTGTTATATCTTAAAATATTTTCCCTCTAGACTGGCAACAATCCTGAATTACGTACCT
This window contains:
- the LOC140075324 gene encoding gamma-crystallin-3-like; this encodes MGKIIFYEDRNFQGRSYECNSECPDLSSYFRRCNSIRVESGNWILYEHPNYRGHQYFLHRGEYPDFQQWMGYNDSIRSCRISPQHQGSFRLRIYEREDFRGQMMEFTEDCPHVYERFRYNDIHSCQVHDGYWMFYDEPNYRGRQYYLRPGEYRRYSDWGASNSRVGSFRRVHHFH